The genome window GTCGATTTGAGCGCGATCCCCGAGCCGGCGCTTAAAGGCAACCTTCGCCACTCGGTCAGCAAGTGGTGCTATGTCGGCAAGGACAAATGGACGTTCGAAGAGCTTTGCGCAGTGTGCGTCAGGCTCGGCATCCAATCGATCGAGCTGTTGGAGCCGCGGGAACTGCCGACTTTGCGGGATTACGGACTGACCTGCGCCATCGTGTCCTCGCACAGCCTGACGAAGGGGCTGAACCGTCGCGAGCATCATGCGGAATGCCTGCAGAAGCTGCGGGAAGCGATCGATGCGGCGGCGGCGCACGGCTGTCCGGGCACGATCACCTTTCCCGGCAACCGCGAGGGCATGGACGATGAAGAGGGCATCCGCCACACGGTCGAAGGGCTCAAGCAGATCGTCGGCTATGCCGAGAAAAAGAGCGTCACCATCCATTTGGAATTTCTGAACAGCAAAGTCGATCACAAGGACTATATGTTCGATCACATGAGCTGGGGCGTGGAGGTGTGCAGGCGGATCGGCTCCGAGCGGGTCAAGATCCTTTACGACATCTATCACGCGCAGATCATGGAGGGCGACATCATCCGCACCATACAGCAGTATCACGAATACATCGGCCATTATCATACCGGCGGCGTGCCGGGCCGC of candidate division KSB1 bacterium contains these proteins:
- a CDS encoding TIM barrel protein, with product MSHETDHANDLDRRTVLKGIAATTLVGALGAHAGVDLSAIPEPALKGNLRHSVSKWCYVGKDKWTFEELCAVCVRLGIQSIELLEPRELPTLRDYGLTCAIVSSHSLTKGLNRREHHAECLQKLREAIDAAAAHGCPGTITFPGNREGMDDEEGIRHTVEGLKQIVGYAEKKSVTIHLEFLNSKVDHKDYMFDHMSWGVEVCRRIGSERVKILYDIYHAQIMEGDIIRTIQQYHEYIGHYHTGGVPGRNEIDETQELYYPAIMRAIVAAGYRGFVGQEFVPKRDPLASLAQAIQICDV